Proteins from one Bacteroides zhangwenhongii genomic window:
- a CDS encoding 6-O-methylesterase — protein MKRILFTMLLTASLSAEAQTQTYETEFARPLNEVLTDIQNRFGVRLKYDIDTVGKVLPYADFRIRPYSVEESLTNVLAPFDYKFVKQKGNMYKLKAYEYPRRTDADGEKMLAYLNTLYADRQAFELRVNSLKKEVRQRLGIDTLLAQCVKSKPILSKIRKFDGYTVQNFALETLPGLYVCGSIYTPQSKGKHALIICPNGHFGGGRYREDQQQRMGTLARMGAICVDYDLFGWGESALQVGSAAHRSSAAHTIQAMNGLLILESMLASRKDIDTSRIGTNGGSGGGTHTVLLSVLDDRFTASAPVVSLASHFDGGCPCESGMPIQLSAGGTCNAELAATFAPRPQLVVSDGGDWTASVPALEFPYLQRIYGFYNAKDKVTNVHLPKEKHDFGPNKRNAVYDFFVDVFKLDKKMLDESKVTIEPESVMYSFGEKGALLPEGAIRSFDKVAAYFDKKAFADLKSDASLEKKAMDWVASLKLDDEKKAGFAATAIYNHLRKVRDWHNEHPYTTIPEGINPLTGKPLSKLDREMIADSAMPKEVHERLMKELRRVLTEEQIEQILDKYTVGKVAFTLKGYQAIVPNMTEEETAYVLEQLKLAREQAIDYKNMKQISAIFEIYKTKCEQYFNEHGRNWRQMFKDYVNKRNAEKKAQGKK, from the coding sequence ATGAAACGAATCCTTTTTACCATGCTTCTTACCGCATCTCTTTCGGCTGAAGCGCAGACACAAACATACGAGACGGAATTTGCCCGTCCCTTGAATGAAGTACTGACGGATATTCAAAACCGTTTCGGAGTCCGCCTGAAATATGATATTGATACAGTAGGAAAAGTGCTGCCTTATGCCGACTTTCGTATTCGTCCTTATTCTGTAGAAGAATCCCTGACGAATGTATTGGCACCTTTCGATTATAAATTTGTCAAACAGAAAGGAAATATGTATAAGCTAAAAGCGTATGAATATCCACGTCGTACGGATGCAGACGGAGAAAAAATGCTGGCTTATCTGAATACTCTTTATGCAGATCGACAGGCTTTTGAACTTCGCGTTAATTCTTTGAAAAAAGAAGTGCGTCAACGTTTGGGTATCGACACTTTACTAGCTCAATGTGTTAAATCCAAACCTATTCTTTCGAAGATACGTAAGTTTGATGGCTATACAGTGCAGAATTTTGCACTTGAAACACTTCCCGGCTTATATGTTTGCGGTTCTATCTACACACCTCAATCAAAAGGAAAACATGCGTTGATTATTTGTCCTAACGGACATTTTGGTGGCGGACGTTATCGTGAGGACCAGCAACAACGTATGGGCACTTTAGCACGTATGGGAGCTATTTGTGTGGATTATGATTTGTTCGGATGGGGAGAGTCGGCTTTACAAGTTGGCAGTGCGGCACATCGTAGTAGTGCAGCGCACACTATTCAGGCAATGAATGGCTTGTTGATTCTTGAGTCTATGCTTGCTTCCCGTAAGGATATTGATACCAGTCGTATCGGTACAAATGGTGGTTCAGGAGGGGGCACTCATACTGTTTTGTTGAGTGTATTAGATGATCGTTTTACCGCTTCTGCTCCTGTGGTGAGCCTTGCTTCTCACTTTGACGGTGGCTGTCCGTGTGAAAGCGGAATGCCCATTCAACTTTCTGCAGGAGGAACCTGTAATGCGGAACTAGCTGCTACTTTTGCCCCTCGTCCACAACTCGTTGTATCTGATGGTGGCGACTGGACGGCTAGTGTTCCTGCTCTTGAATTTCCTTATTTGCAACGAATCTATGGATTCTACAATGCGAAAGACAAAGTAACGAATGTACATCTTCCCAAGGAGAAACATGACTTTGGTCCGAACAAACGGAATGCTGTTTATGATTTCTTCGTAGACGTGTTCAAGTTGGACAAAAAGATGCTGGACGAAAGCAAAGTTACCATTGAACCGGAATCTGTGATGTATAGTTTTGGAGAAAAAGGAGCTTTGCTTCCCGAAGGTGCAATCCGGTCATTTGACAAGGTAGCCGCCTATTTTGACAAAAAGGCTTTTGCTGATTTAAAATCAGATGCTTCTCTTGAAAAGAAAGCTATGGACTGGGTAGCTTCTTTAAAGTTGGATGATGAGAAAAAGGCTGGTTTTGCGGCAACAGCTATTTATAACCATCTTCGTAAAGTTCGCGACTGGCACAATGAGCATCCCTATACAACAATTCCCGAGGGTATCAATCCTCTTACAGGCAAGCCGCTTTCCAAGCTCGACCGTGAAATGATTGCAGATTCTGCTATGCCGAAAGAAGTACATGAAAGGCTAATGAAAGAGTTACGCAGAGTATTGACTGAAGAACAGATAGAACAAATCCTCGATAAATATACGGTAGGTAAAGTCGCTTTTACCTTGAAAGGTTATCAGGCCATTGTGCCCAATATGACAGAGGAGGAAACTGCTTACGTCCTGGAACAGTT